In a single window of the Halobaculum lipolyticum genome:
- a CDS encoding methyltransferase domain-containing protein, which translates to MSSYLLVHAESDREYLRGPGDELQTDLGVVEVPEDVAHGDTLETHLGEPFHVRRLRGPDLFNHFERTGAPMMPRDIGLVIGHTGAQSGDRVLDAGTGTGVLSGYLGRIGADVTTYEVDDEFAENARENMAMGGVSDRVDVRTGDLTEHLDDLAAGERFDLITLDTADAAEVVARAPDLLVPGGYVAVYTPFVEDAADTERAAREAGLGDVRTLETIQRELTVDDRGTRPSTAGVGHTGYLLFARLVE; encoded by the coding sequence ACGGACCTCGGCGTGGTGGAGGTGCCCGAGGACGTCGCACACGGCGACACCCTGGAGACGCATCTCGGCGAGCCGTTCCACGTGCGTCGCCTGCGCGGTCCCGACCTGTTCAACCACTTCGAGCGCACCGGCGCCCCGATGATGCCGCGCGACATCGGTCTCGTGATCGGCCACACGGGCGCGCAGTCGGGCGATCGCGTGCTCGACGCCGGCACCGGGACCGGCGTGCTGTCGGGCTACCTCGGCCGGATCGGCGCCGACGTGACCACCTACGAGGTCGACGACGAGTTCGCCGAGAACGCCCGCGAGAACATGGCGATGGGCGGCGTGAGCGACCGCGTCGACGTGCGCACGGGCGACCTGACCGAGCACCTCGACGACCTCGCGGCGGGCGAGCGGTTCGACCTGATCACTCTCGACACCGCGGACGCGGCCGAAGTAGTCGCTCGGGCGCCCGACCTCCTCGTCCCCGGCGGCTACGTCGCCGTCTACACCCCGTTCGTCGAGGACGCCGCCGACACCGAGCGTGCCGCCCGCGAGGCCGGATTGGGCGACGTGCGGACGCTGGAGACGATCCAGCGCGAGCTGACCGTCGACGACCGCGGCACGCGGCCGAGCACGGCCGGCGTCGGCCACACTGGCTACCTGCTGTTCGCTCGACTCGTCGAGTGA